The stretch of DNA AACTACCCTGTAGTACTATCTCCCTAAGAACCAGAAAGTGTGGATCATCGaattgacgagccttgatctgctcgaataatgAATACTGAGCGGCGACACATGCACGAACTCGACTgtgctctaaaatatccaacctcacaagtctgttagcaaaggactgaatgtccaaaacTAGTGGCCTCTCAtctgctgaaataaatgccaaactacccatactctcagcctttctgctcaaggcatccgcaaccacatacGCTTTGCTcgaatgataaaggatggtaatatcatagtcctttagtatctcaagccacctgcgttgcctcaaattgagatccatctgcttgaacaaatgcttcaAGTTGTGATGATCGAtgtaaacctcataggacaccccataaagataatgcctccagatattgagagcatgaactatcacgactaactccaaatcgtgtatGGGGTAATCTCGTGggtcttcagctgacgtgaatcatatgcaataactcgcccctcctataTCAATACACAATCATCGCTGGAGTCTCTGCAACCGTATCTTGAGCATAAGGTAGATAAGCCAAACAGACCTTCTCGactatgtgtcgagccttcagaaaagagataacctgactagatgcactgacagatgaacccttccactccaatctaggcaactctggcatcaccaaggtaatagtcttgtcatggcaatcaaggacgacatgatatggagacaactagtccatgaccaagatgacctcaaagtcggtcatattgAGCAAcaaaagatctgctctagtctcataacaaTAGAATGTCACGATACAAGACCGATatatccgatccacaataacagaatcactCACATGAGTGGACACGTATacatgagtacccaaggactcgcgGGGAACACCCAGAATATGAGCAAACTGAGATGAAACATATAAATATGtataccctggatcaaatagtaccgaagcatccttaccatagatagaaataatacctgtgatcacgacgtctaaggctactgcatctggtctggatagaaaagcatagaacctagctggagcaccATCTaactggtctccacctctaggatgacccctacccacccgCCCTCTGCCTCTAGGCGGTCAGACAACTGGTGCAAcagttggtgctgtaatcataggctgatgaccctactgtactgccttgccccaaagCCTGGGACAGaatctcctcacatgaccaagatcCCTGCACTCAAAACAATCTCTCGGTGCAGAGAATGACTGACCCTGAGTCTCACTCTAGGGACCTGAActcccactggaggaaccctaaaTGGTTGATGGACAGTATGAGCTCTCTGGGATGGATATAAAATAGGGCCAcattggagcaccccgaggaggcagcGGTTGAATATGTGGGCCGGCTAGACTGGCCCCTCACAAAATTACCTCTGCCCCCATATGAAacaccactgaaccctccaaaATATCAAAACTGCTTGTTCCTCGGCATCTGCTCTTGGCTCCACTGACGAACACCCTCGATTCTccaagctatctccacaacctgccCATAaagagtccccatctcaacctcttggGCCATAGTGGACTGGATACTAGAGTGAAAACCCGtaacaaacctccacactctctctgcatcggtggggagtatcataagtgcatggcgagacaactcaaagaatctcatctcatagtcggtcactgacatctgaccctgctagagctTCTCGAACTGACCCCGCAACTCTTACCTCTGATAGGGTGGAATATATTTCTCTCCAGAAAGatacgtgtgaactggtcccaagtcaagggaggagaactCGTTGGTCTACTGAGAAGATAGGATTGCCACCATCTAcgagccctgccctccagctgaaaggtggtaaagtccaccccgtgggactccaatatcatCATGTTATGTCGTCTATCCCTTCAACAATCAATAAAGTCTCGGGGATCCTTATGTCGCTCACCTCTAAAGGCAAGAGGATGTAgcttggtccatctatccaatatcTTATGTGGCTCGCCAactgcagctggtctgggctctagTATAACTGCTGCAATTGTCTAAGCTCCGCCTACGAGTAGTGCAACCAGGGTCTGATATATGGCAATTGTATGTCCTAAAGCCTCAACGGTAGGGGTCTATGCTCTCTCTCCCACATGTGATGTGGCCGGGTCTGCTAGAAATAAACCAGCCCGCgccatagaatccatgaaccacacatacggcccatgacctcctggaattctggtgcggacatgaaatccactaggGCCGGCTCCACTGCTCCTCAATAACatgatcctctactggatccactggtggcacaactggagcaactctaggcGCCATCGTCCTCTagcacgagctggagccctccctcggcctctagcaacaaggGGAGCAACTCCTCCATGGTCAGGTACATCTGCCGCACGGGTTCTCACTATttatgagaaaataagagaaatatacttagcacaacatcaactgcatgataTGAGATGAAGAAAAAgtagtttcctaataccctatagcctctcgaagataagtacggatgtctccgtaccgatacgcaagactcttTTAGgcatgctcatgacttgtgagacctacgtgaacctagtgctcagataccatgttgtcacgacctaatttcccctataggtcgtgattgcgcccaacatcaccgctagacaagccaacggtgaactagtcaTGCGTTTATTCTTTTAAAAgtttcaaagtagttgatttttatttattaagtagatGAGAAGTAgaaaaattatagtaaagtaaGGCGTAAACTAATGAAAGAGCAAATACGGTGAAATAAATACTAAAAACCATAAAGTGTCTAATAGCATGtttccaagacccggtgtcacaagtgtatgagcaactagtagaatatacaaaacacctatGCTACTATCTGATataagatagacagaaagtaaatacaaaatagAGACTGCGGGTGCTGCAATACAGACTCAGAGAGCACATCAGCACTATGCCTCagggtaacgggggtgcgcgcctgaaggaatgccagatgcacctgcacagttagtgcaaaagtgtaacgtgagtacataaataacatgcaCCCAATAAGTTTccaatctaacctcgaagaagtagtgacgaggggtcgacatcgacacttactatgggccaacaattaaaatacaaaaattctagataggcatggaatatgtgaataataataataacacaaaagCAAGCAGtaaataaatgattctttaactaatAATCAATTTAAAAATCTCCAACTAACACGTACTAATTCCAACAAATTTCGggccaataaataaattataacctctcaagtcataaatataatatcaactgtaatcgggctccgagtattatcacgcacgatttatgtcgaggtcgtacggctcaatccagaataatgtgtacactgttgAGGTTTGAAcagcacaaaccatagatgtatctattaaactgccgaggtgttcgtccctatccacaagaagagagattaCTCTACGAATATGTAATTTAAAAGCTATCCCAAGTCTAATACACAAGGAGGCACAATTTCTATTgatggtcaagtaacccgccaaaactcaaaatGAGTGAAATTCGGTCCTTACGAATattttatcaagtttcaatataatctAGTCACTTAATTTAACAAGTAGAGTGAAAACAATACAAGCATGTTAtgattgggtcctaaaactacccggacttgagcatgatttgtagctacgcatagattctcatcacctcgtacgtacgtagcccccacaattagaaaatAATAGTAATTTAAAACACTTATGGGGTAAGTTTCCTCTTACATggttaggaaagagacttacctcatcccaAAGCTGACTTTCTGTCCCACAAATTCGCTCAAAGGtctcaacttggtgccaaacaatccgaagctagccaaatattatataaattagtcaatatacactcacaagttcataatttagctattagagtgattacctaacccaaattggaagattcttaaaattcacccccgggccaactcataagtagggattttgactacttattagcgccttctagcttttgttttagtctaaaagcgttTAACTGCGTTCccaaaactgatgaaatgtgcaaacattgcaggaatgttggaagttcgACTCCCGAGATGATTTCTGACTCAACAAGGAGTAATCAAAATGTAAGGCAACAATAGGCACAAGAGCTTGCAAAGTGCGGACcatagaattccatctgcggccacaAACAATGAAAAAATCCCAACAGTTTTCCTAGTAAACTACGGATCacacaggaattgtgcggccgcaaatgaaGAACTTGAATTGAACTTCAGAGGAtgtgcaaaattttcaaagtccaaGTCCCTCAAGATTGTGGactgcacaagaattgtgcggccgcagaagaagtgcCTTGCGGCCGTACAAGTgaatatgcggaccgcaaatgACCAGGTTGCGGCCGCAGtgataaatctgcggaccgcagaaacaATGCCTCACGGCCGGAGTGGAGAATTATGGGGCTGCAGAATCGCAGCTCCTACAAGATGAagacttctgcggaccacacatggaattgtgcgacggcagaacctcccgaagggcatttttgtccaaaatttccagccttgtataaatatacgagtttcacaaaattaggttaatgtttgacatcagcaagtcttgtagccgtttttctttacttcttttagtagttttctatattttggaatattttaacatagattttatcattttgactttacaatatgagtttaattagtatttcttcttctatttcttcaatttcaagaatgagtagctagatttttactagggttgtgacccaaccctagtgtgtaaaccttatgggtatctaatttagttcTTGTGTATGATTGGGTGCTTATTATTTAgtattgttcatgctttaatttgtggaattaattgtTGCAagcattagttcatgcctatttgacttggtgtctacttgagaaagagatacttagtctagaaaaatttggttaacaagaaattgggccaatcgagagattgattaacccaattaaaggtttcaacctagagatagtaataacccgacttgcgatattatcaaccattttgtgaaatatccatttggtcttgagaaagccaaattgggcaaaatcactctctcgatagaggtattgagtgggtaattgagagttgatagcgataatacaccccgatcaacaaaacaagcattaaggtttatatcccattatgtaaacacctaggtgatggtcatagccctaggctttttacaaacttgaaaaacaacaataacaattatcTTAGTTTTAAttcttaactttgcaatcttagttttataaatagaaatagaaacaaacccaatttgtggaagtgtaaattaagATAGTTTGAACTCACGTactagaatatatactcctaactcccatatcATGTGGATTCAATCTCGACTTTTTGTTGGGTTACTATTATTGCAATAGACCGTTTCATATCCTtgttttgaggtgtgatttggacGAGATcacccatgtgcccggattccagaaatatttgaagaaaaatgttacccataatctcacgaactcaaatagataatttctacccaattccataatcattttcgtggttaaattctattttcatcaaaacctaggtttttcaactaaacccataatttatacaatttatatattaagtgtcacgacccgaaattcccaccttcgggaccgtgatggcgcctaacatttcacttgttaggcaagccaacgctagaataatattaactatttaaaaataattttaaattaattaataacaaagaaaccaatgtggaagtaaagtctgaaatgtagtaatTAATCAATaaaaatagcgatgtctaaataccattccagaattggtgtcataagtgcacgaacttctagaataatacaaataaagggtctgaataaaataaagttgtttgaaaacaaacacacagctaaagtaaagtaaatggggacttcagaactgcaaacgcagtgcaattatacctcaagtctcctctaggtagctgaaatccgaacaagtctatggtacgccgctaggaccaactccgaaatctgcacaagaagtgtaaagtgtagtatcagtattaccgaccccatttactggtaagtgctgagcctaacctcgacgaagtagtgacgaggctaaggcatgtcacttatattaacctgtacgcaataataataataaccacaataataaaattaaatcagataactcattttaatagttgaagccaactcagtagtcataaccaattattatttcaaccaatttccatTGCAACGTGCAatccgctcccacaatatattcatttacaaccctccaatatatttattttaatcaagtatatatataaatttttaaataagtctgttgcggtgtgcaaccaaatcccccaatatggactttttaataagtctgttgcggcgtgcaacctgatcccccaatatggactttttaataagtctgttgcggcgtagaacccgatcccccaatatggactttttaataagtttgttgcggtatgcaacccgatcccccaatatagatttTTTGATAagcctgttgcagcgtgcaacccgatcccccaatatggactttttaataagtatgttgcagcgtgcaacccgatcccccaatatgtttATTcacttaccaattcttataaaagaatttgctccaataaatgcaacaattaatgtgaaattataagacaacaaacatacaataattaagATTTATTCATGAAATagacaatgacaagtagcaatttattttggaaatcagagagaaaataagtagtttaatatttaacatgctaaatatcaagtaacaattaagacacataaatcaaatagcatgtaacaattattgcaggaatttaagaattaatatttgacaaagaataagagagaaacaattattataacaattaattcgtgttttagaacaatttatgattttcaaatgattatgcaaacaattaatttgacgacgtacaGACACTTGTCaactcgcctatacgtcgttcacatgcatttcaaaTAACAATTACTTTAAGGGatctattccctcaaatcaaggttaactacgacacttacctcgctttgaaatttcaatcaattactcgaccacaacttttccttttaaatttgtctccaaaagcatcaaatctattcacacacaattcgatatactcaatatgaatcataagaattaattccatatgaatttactaatttttcggataaaatccgaaatttactttaaaaattgacagtggggcccatgtctcaaatcttagaaaaacttacgaaatccgaacacccattccgagacgagtccatccatacaaaaattatcaaattccgatgtcaaatgtaccttcaaatcttaaattttcggttttggaagattttataaaaatctgatttttctcccaaaatttcatgAATTCATGATAtgaatgagtatggaatcatgaaataaaatcaatataggataaggaatacttatcccaatgttttcccgtgaaaatcgcccaagaatcgccttacccgagctaaaAAATGgacaatggttgaaaatgggacgaaatcctatttctagaacttaagttctgtttgccgagatttttactcatcgcaaTCGCGAAaatttgttcgcgatcgcgtagaacaacttttgcccaggttcattttactctttgcgatcacgaagcacattttggctgcccggattattaactctacgcgatcgcataaatgggcatgcgatcgcagagaacattttctcagccttacgcgatcaTGTACTAActtgtgcgatcgcataacacaAATTTGGTGCTTCCgtttctgcctcattccttcttcgcgaacgcggctttgCCCAAGCGTTCGCGGTGCCTTAGCTTTCCAACTGTGTGATCCCGTACAATACTATGCGATCGTATTGTACAAATTTTCATCAGTGCTCAACAAGCCTTTGcaatcgcgattaaggaaaccagaactgggaaataccagatttttccaaagttcaaatggtccacaggctatccgaaactcacccgagccctcggggatccaaactgaacatgcacacaagtccaaaaacctcatacgaactcgctcgcgcgatcaaaataccaatttaacacctagaattatgaatcagacaccaaatcaaatgacattttaaagaaaattttaaaacttatgttttcacaaccgaacgtccgaatcatgtcaaatcaactccgtttctcaccaaattcgacagacaagttataaatgacataacatacctatttaAATTTTTGGAAtcggatttcaaccccgatatcaaaaggtcaaatccgtgatcaaattttggaaatctttagcctttaaatttctaatttctgttAAATTgccataatttgagctagggacctccaaattaaatttcggacatACACTCAAGTCTCAAattacgatatggacctaccgaaactatcaaaacactgatcggggtccgtttgttcaaaatgttgaccaaagtcaactcggttgagttttaaggctctatttcacattttaatccattttcacataaaaactttccgaacaattatacggactgtgcacccaagtcgaggaatgatgaatagtgctttttgaggtcttaaatcacataaataattattaaatttaaagatgaccttttgggtcatcacattctctacctttaAAACAAACGATCGTCCTCGAACGGGGTtagaaaaagtacttgagctagtgaaaaggtgtggatatttattctgcatgttcgactcggacttccaggtagatgcttctaccgactgacctctccattgcacccaaactgaagggtaactcttagacctcaactgtcggacctgcagGGCTAGGATAACTACCGGCTCCtccttataagtcaaatccttgtccaattggactgagctgaaatttaacacatgggacagatcaccatgatatttctgaagcatagacacatggaacaccggatgaaccgttgataaactaagtagtaatgcaagcatgtaggctacttcacccaccctttcaagaatttcaaagggtctaaTATACGTAGGGCTCAACTGGCCATTCCTTAgaatgaaattctagcattcaagcaagaccCTAATGAActactacacgagatatgggaaagatataagacaatggtgaaagagttccccaacaatgatatgacggagaacatgattcaacaaactttttatcgggggatcaataccaccaaccaatgtgtagtgaatcaattTGCCGATGGGAaattcatgactacgccttatgcgtaggcgtgtgatattttggattagatggcggatacttcattggCATGGAAATCTAGAgacaatgttccacaaggtgatccaaatgtgattcttcttcataaagagttacatgaccatgggaAAGCAATAGccaagttgacaaccaccataaaccaattggcaaaggctcaacttcaacaagtgcaaaacccgaggtaagtcaatgctatggagggagtcaatatAATTGTAAACAAGAGAAGAATAAGAAGTCCACaggtgcaacaaagagtggacaattttgtgcaataTGATAGTGGGTTTGGTCAAGgagattcttacaatgatcaaaatgaagaggtccaatatgtgaacaactttcaagggaaaaTAAATAACTATCAAGGCCATATTCAACAGCAATGGAGACCTTAGAATAATCAAGGcgattggaattctaacaaccaaggtaattggaataatgaaaacaatcaaggcaattggaacaacaacaatcaaggtaattcgagtggaagcaataaccaagTGAATTGGaaaaacaataataactaaggcggatggaacaacaaccaaggaaatcgggggtcgggttttcaaaggcccccgatgtagcAACAACCGAGAAACCCACCTCATTATCCTTCTCATGTtcctagttcctccaacaatAAAATGgatcgtattgagaacatgttcaagcaaatgatggagaagaatgccgattccgATGCCCAACTTTCTTcacacaacacttcaatccgaaacttagaagtgcaaatgggtcaaatctctcaaactttaaattctagtcctaagggggcactaccaagtgatacagtGGTGAAATCTAAGGGTGGGATCAATAAGGGGCATGCCATAGCTGTTATTACAAGAAGTGAAACAAgtgggaatgcacctacctcaagtcaaaagcaacttgtggatgatgagcaagtggtagaagaagaggagatcacgAACAATgttgtgcaagcaaatgatgaagtgctgATTGATATCGATGACACGATGGAAGAGagtcaagaggatgtgaacccgtctagggatcatgcgattgacataccggaaccggtagtgcaaaaatcTAAGGCACCATtacctaagccacctcctccctatcctcaaaggctaGCCAAGAAAAAtagcgagaatcaattcaagaagttcattgatatgatgacgagtctctctataaatgtgccattagttgaagccttggagcaaatgcccggatatgcaaagtttatgaaggacttggtgacaaagaagagatcgatgaattttgaaactatcaaagtcaatcaccaagtgagtgcaattgtgcattcgatggttCCTAAGTTGGAATATCCCGATgcttttacaattccttgtaccattggaagtgccgagtttgcaaaatctctttgtgatcttggggcgagtatcaacttgatgccctattcggttctCAAGACATTGGGagttgggaaaccaagaccctcatctatgagattacaaatggccgatcttacaatgaagagaccattgggggggggtgattgaggatgtattggttcgagttgacaagttcattTTCTCGGTGGATTTTGTTATTCCTGATTGTGAAGTAGACTATGAGGtgtcgattattcttggtagacatTTCCTTGCTATGGGGATGGCTCTTgtggaaggctcttgttgatgtggaagctggtgaactcacttttcgggtgggtgatgaaaaggcgaTGTTCCacatgtgcaaatctatgaggcaaccgaatagcaatgaagtatgttcgttcgtggacttggtgaccgatgtgattattgattatacaagtgccacgattaatgtgggtgacatgttggaggaCGGTTtactcaattttgatgatgatgaaatgGATTGCTTCATGGAAGgtgttaattctttgcaagggatggggtcatacaactatatacctcaaaaactttccttggatcttgagaataggaaaactcctcctacaaagccttcgaTTGAAGAGCCtactatcttggagttgaagccattacctccacatctcaggtatgaattcatTGGCCCTTgatctactttaccggttattctttcctcttgtttgattAACGTGCAGGTtcactctacattggcggtgctccacaagaggaagaaagccaTTGGGTGAACTTTGGCGGATATTTAGGGAATAAGCCCTGCATTTTGCATACACAAGATTAATTTGTAgaaagatgccaaaccctccattgaacatcaaatgcGACTCAGTGAAGccatgcaagaggtggtcaaaaaggagatcataaagtggttagatgtcggggttgtctaccctatTTCTGACAGTTCGTGTACTTCTCCGGTGTAATGTGTTCCGAAGAAGTGGGGCATaattgtggtcaccaatgataagaacgagttgattccaacaagaacggtgaccggatggagagtgtgtatgaactatcggaagctaaacaaagtcacaaggaaataccattttccacaaccattccttgaccaaatgcttgataggttgtcCGGACGGGCGTTCTATTACTTTctggatggatattcgggctacaatcaaatccttattgccacggaagatcaagagaaaacaactttcacttgtacctatggcactttcgctttcaagcggatgctatttggcttatgcaatgcactgaccacttttcaatggtgtatgatggcgatctttatgGATAtagtagaggactaccttgaagtcttcatggatgaattTTCGGTAGTcagggattcttttgatgattgcttggcaaatttggataaggtattggcaaggtgtgaagaaacgaacttggtattgagctgggagaaatgccatttcatggttgaggagggtattgtccttggcTATAATATTTCAAAGAAGGGAATGGAGGTCGACAAAgcaaaaatagaggtgatttctaaacttccacctccaacatccgtgaagggcgtgagaagtttctttggtcatgcggggttctacaagaatttcataaaggatttttccaaagtggtgaaccccttatGCAAGCTTTTGGataaagatgctaaatttcacttcaatgatgattgcatgatagcatttgaattgctcaagtttaagttgacaactactcccattatcaccgctctgAATTGGatcattccttttgagctcatgtgtgatgtaGTGGTTGGAGCAGGTTTGGGGAAACGTACCAACAAAAtttttcatctggtctactatgctagtaagaccatgaataatgcccaagtcaattacactttGACCAAAAAAGAGCTCCTagccattgtgtttgctattgataagttctgcccgtacttaatgggtgcaaaagtgattatccacacggatcatgcaacACTTCAttaccttatgagcaagaaagattccaaagcccgGTTGATGAGATAGGTGCTTTTGTTTCAAGAGTTTGATATAGACATCCAAGaccgaaaaggaagtgaaaaccaagtggcggaccacttgtctcgtttggaggaggaggggaggccgcatgatggccttgaaatcaatgagtccttccccgatgagcaactcttacccatttcaatgaaagaggtgccatggttcgtggATCTAGAAAAGTTTCTTGTAAGTGGTATCaccccggatgagttctcttcaaaccaaaggaagaagctcaaatagGATtctcaagactattattgggatgaaccgtaccttttCCAGATATATACagatggagtgattagaagatgtataccagaggaggaacaagttgaaattctAGGAGCTTGTTATTCCTCgccgtatggtggtcaccatggtggagcaagaacgacggccaaaGTGATATGTTGTAGTTTCTATTGTCCCACTCTTTACAAGGttgcaagtgatctagtcaagcgtt from Nicotiana tomentosiformis chromosome 11, ASM39032v3, whole genome shotgun sequence encodes:
- the LOC138901835 gene encoding uncharacterized protein produces the protein MDLNLRQRRWLEILKDYDITILYHSSKAYVVADALSRKAESMGSLAFISADERPLVLDIQSFANRLVRLDILEHSRVRACVAAQYSLFEQIKARQFDDPHFLVLREIVLQGSSKEVIIGEDHVL